In Spodoptera frugiperda isolate SF20-4 chromosome 3, AGI-APGP_CSIRO_Sfru_2.0, whole genome shotgun sequence, the genomic window TTAAATAATACGTCTAAAAACtacaataggtatatttttttgggtTAGACACATAAAGCCCTACAAAAAACCTTGAgtatcaatgttttttttaatacgcaGCTCTGTTACCATTTACCATTAAGAATCACTCCTAATAATAGTAACCAAAACCGTTTCCAGTCAAGCCGTTAATTGCTTGAATGAAACAATCAGCCTTCAACAGCCCGGGACAGTCAATGTTAGAATTTCTATTTGTTCGGATTTATCCAAGAGCATTGATGCTTGTTCCTTGTTACAGGACCAGCGgtctacctagcaggtttaccgaagactgttcgaaaagcaggagtaggaacggggtggtttttagtcaataagagtctgacactctcactCGCCACGCCCAGGGCGGGAGtagtcattgaataattttccctcCTTCAAAAAAAAGCTACTTCACAGACGAAATTAATAACCGATCTATAGGTAATAAGAACTCATCTTTATCCTAGGCCTTTATAAAGGGTCATTGATGATAACATCAAACAATCATTCTCACTCTTCTTATAAACagatatagataataaatacaGCAGGTGTATTACAATTGCCTCTAGGCAATAATAGCCACTCAGTAGTTTTTGTATCTACATAAAAACTTGAGAGCAGTTTTAGCGTTAGTTAATGATTGACAGTGTTGGTGAGCGTTAACAAAAATGGCGGAGTGGGACGctaataataaaacctttttgatTACTGGTGGAGCTTCAGGCTTGGGCGCGCTGTATGCTGAAGCATTCCTCAAGGAAGGTGCAAAGGTacatgttttacttttttttattcgtcgCCACCTGTTCGAAACCTATTCAAAAATGGAATAGTTTATATTCTTTGttgcttttttttactatttttttttttttttgttataaaatgcgTGACAAAACCTAtacctatttttgtttaaagacattttattttactgtagcatttgtttgtattttttattgtagatgtagctataatattattaggtaataGTATCGGAAGTTTAGTCAgttcgttttttttaaataataaaatgatatgtTATCACCTTCGTTCGCCCGTGTGCGTACGATGCGTCGCGTTCTGCTCGTGCCTCAAAgtgctatcagaccaccactgatgaggcccagtagagctgatgcccgaTAAGGAGCCGCGGTAGACCTGTCGGGTTTCCGGGTCTtgggctcgaagagcaggaataggaacgggtggtttttagcacaggtagtcagtaagagtccgacacttcCGTAGTAGCACTGGCGAGataaaacattggatgattttccaccctcaaaaataaacacgctaataaaaaaaaaacttattgtttacataatattatttttgtttggtgtTCGGAtcgagcaaaatattatttgacatattttttattgaaagagaaataaaaaatatagcagtCATGCTGACTTGATAAAAAATGGACTTTAGATTTAGGACTCTAATTACATCTGTCACGATGAggaaacattttttattgaaattgacgTTCAATTTGATATCAAGCATGTGCCTACCATGGAATAGCAAATTAGGTGGTCTCATGGTGATCAAGATGTTTGGTGATTATAATcaacatataatatttatcttggCCATTCCCTAAAGACCggcaattaaaatgaaatattattaaattcctTCCATTCCATTAGTATATTTaattcctgatccggagctgcggactaagcagggcaagagtaggaacggggtgttttttactcagtaagagtctgacactccctctcgagaagtaattgaaagattttcccatcaaaaaaaaaagtaacttagTTAAttgtcatcattatcagccaCAAGGCCATACGACGTTCATAGCCgaacaaaaatatgaatatattcacaatttccatacaaaaatatttgattctaactacaataaaattacttgaatGATTACAGAATGTAGCAATCCTCGACATTGCCGAGAGCCTAGGCAAAGCCAAAGCTGAAAATTTGAATAAGACCTACGGCAATAAAGTAATATTCGTGAAATGTGACGTGAGCAAGGAGGAGGACATCGTGAGTGCGTGGGACTCCGTGCTGGCTCAGTTCAAGCAGATTGACGTCATCGTCAACAATGCTGGCATCATGGTGGATGCTCCTAGCGTGTGGAGAACTGCTTCCGATGTTAATTGGGTAAATAGTGATTCAAGATTTACCACTTCTCTTTTAAGTGTGTAAAgtacgagcacctagcttctcTGACGGACTCGACGATCTGTCGCGTCAGacattggttcagaccatggtgtggagcgagggggactgggatgccgtctggCTGGgatgctagctaaggaagagGCGGGGTGCGTGAGGAAACGAACCTCtccacgccccagccgacgcgagagacactccgggcgtcgcgTCGTACAGACTTAACTATTGATTTTACCTATTCTTGATCACCCTTTATTACTGAAAACATATTCTAGTGCATTTTTGTAAATTCTCAGCAAGGATTAGTCTCCTTCACATTGAAAGGCATCAAGCACATGAAGAAGGATGAGGGTGGGGCTGGTGGAACCATCATGAACATTGCTTCAACAGTGGCATTCATGAAACTGGGGGCATTTCCCATCTACAGTGGCTCCAAAATGGCTGTATTGCACTTCAGTCAATGTATAGCGGTAAgtaaaaaacagttaaaaaacataaccctccttctggcgcagtcagGTAAAAAGCCAAAGCCAATACCACTTTCAACTTCTCGAAggcagaatatttatttataagtctctTGGAGAGTGAGGAGGATACTCCGCTGTAGTTTCAATTTAGGAATATTAAAATCTcattaaataaaacgtaattgtAATGTTGCCTAGTCAGCCTAGACGAAACATCAGACAGTTTGAGTATAGGAAGACCCCCTAAACAAACCATTACACACTAAAATTGGAGCTGTTAAAcggttcaaaattaattttaaaaaattagGCATTCTGAAGTGAACCTTCCCATAGtattagtttgctttacgtttaaagtaatcgaaacgagagcgcgtttgggagcgttcgttcgcgctgtgattggttggtttattcgagctggcctaCCTCCTaccagtttcaagtcacaccggGACTCTTAATCACAGCAGCATGGTTATCtgaaaactattttattctCATTTTCAGATGCCACCATTCTTCGAGATCACTGGAGTAAGAGTTGTAACCTTATGCCTCGGTCCTACTGACACTGCATTGCTGGAGAACTTGGGACCGAAGGCGTATGACCCTAAGGTCGGTCAATTAATGATGGATGTCATTGAGAGTCAGAAACACAAAGTTGTGTATCAAAAGTAAGTACCATTTTCTTTCTAAATAAATCTTCCtttgtattttcattatttCCAAGCGAAAGTATTGTATAACGCCTGTTGATTAAATTGAAGCAATAAGATTGATTGCAATTAGATATtaatatacaaggcgaatatgagtgggactgtcggtagagggcgccccagacggatATATAGCGACATATTAAAAaggggccaaattaaaagtacctttaaccgacgagcatgcatgaaaagactgatgactgttgatgaagcgaaagaggtgtgtatgtgtaagaatcgtagcaattggcgttccattatctctgcctacccccatgggagactaTGCAATTAGATGTGATTATTCTATACCTACCTCAGTATACTTTACAAGGGTATATAAGTAATTAGCATAGTACCATAATTATATGAAGCAATATTTCAGGCTCTGTGCTATTAATTTACCTTTTTCgactaacaatacaatttacCGATGAGGTCCTCTTGTCTAATTATGATGTCATATTATTTACAGACCAGAATCAGCAGTTAAAGTCCTAGTGGAGATGTACAAAACTGGCCCTCCGGCGTCAATGTGGCTGTCCTTGGATAACAAACCTGGTCAGAATATTACTCCAACCATTGATCGAGCATTCAAGGATTTTGAGAATCTCCTTAAACCATAGTATCTAGTGTCTGTACCTATGAGgcttaaatgatttatttcattagattatgtactaaataaattcatttttatagaaATTCAATCGTTATctcttttaattgtttttatttttttttgctcaTTTACTGAAAAGAtttatctaatttttttttatggaatacgtcCCAAACCAGctaacgagtcacctgatggtaagcgatcagcacggTCCATATCTAAATAGAGATAGGCAAGTATCGTATGACAATCAAATGATTGAAATAGGTTTGTAAATTCGGTCGTAATGTTGCTTGCTAGAAATTCATTCATTCTAACAAAAAACTacatgttttatgttatttgtatAACGTGTTTATATGATGCTGATATTATTTTATCCAATGTAGATAATGTAGATGATATGACCCGGgtcatcaaaacaaaataattaaggaaCTGAATGAAATACGCATACTGATactgataaaaacaaaaatgttattcatCGTAAGAGTGCTTACACAAAGAAACAGCTCTGTACGCCGTTATaaactaagccccacaaaaccagTAAATAAGGCAGTAGATTTGAAAGGTCAAGTGTAATCAAGggaaaatcaaaataacaacaataacagCTTATTTATTCCGACATAACTTTCTCAAATTGTATGAATGCGTTATCAATGGCAGATGTGATGTCTCGAGCCGGTTTGTCGTCAAGAGATAGCCAAGTAGAGCCTGGAGTACCATCtgttaacattttaatgaaGGCATCGACTGCTGATTCCCTTCtgtaatgaaaaagaaaatgagtTGAAATGGTCACCGTCTAGCTACTTATAGACTCCgttgctgcggactacctagcgagtttaccggggctccggctcgaaaagcaggagtaggaatggggtagtttttagtcagtaagagtctgacactccctcttgcctcgtccaaggcgggagaagtcattgaatgattttgctCCCCCAAAAAAAGCTACTTATAGACATTAGGtagatattacttatttattgagGTCTCCTGCCATTATAGTGAGCACAATTATGACACGTCTGCTTTGAGTCTATGAATAATGAATGTCTTTGAGTTATATATAGATTTCAGATGATAAGCATCTACATGAAACTACAGCACCGCCAAGTACCTACACAAGACACACAACTAGcttgtgaaatatttaaaactagattgtgccagcggcttcgtcccgTGTGATAAACAGCGTGATtaacagacaaacatacaaacaaacaaacaaactttcacgtttataatattatacctatagtgtgttaaataattaactcaaaaaaacttacttttgaCATATAAACTGGTTTGTAATTTTGACAACCATTTCGTTTCCAAGTTTCGGGTCCCAAGCCTTGGTTTCTAAATTATGCGCCAACGGTGTGTCGGTGGATCCTAAACACATTGTCATTACTCTCACACCAGTATTGTCGTAGAATGGATCCATCTAGAAATAATAATGGCATAATATGAAATaagtctaataataaataaatcaggaagttattgggggaggcttatgttcagcTGTGGTCGTCTTATGGCTGGTATAATAGCTTTCTCTAGCAGCCAAGGGTCCACCTGTGAGGTCTTTTGATTTAGAAATCTGCACGATTTGCATACAGAAACGCATGCAATTGCAAACGCAAATGCGCATTATTAATCAGACAACATTGAAcatttaaactacatatttgcagatttaaaaaggaaaaaacgGTAAACCTCGGtcttcttaatatttttacttttgaaaGAAATGAGAACTAaaatgtaacgcctctggtgtttcaggtgtccatgggcggcagcgattgcttaccattgcttaccatcaggtgatatgtctgctcgtttaccggcttataccataaaaaacacattacacatgatgcaattcacaataacttacCGCTAAACATTGACTGAAGTGCACAACCGCCATTTTAGCACCGCAGTAGATTGGCAAATACGCCAGTTTCGTTAGACCCAAAATGGAAGCGACGTTTAAAATAGTCCCACCAGCTCCACCCTCGTCCTTCCTCATGTGACTGACGCCTTTTAATGTGAAGGAGACCAACCCTTGCTGGAAAGGGAAAAGatacattttaaacataaaaactcTTTCTTCTTATACATTTTATCATCAGTACCTTTACTATGAGTTTAATTTACGTTGAAAGTAATAGAAATGAGAGCATCGAATAGACTAACgcatcagagcaccgaacgtgGTCTTGTATTGATCGATTACTTTATCATCAGCAATTTCTGACAGTAGGTACTGGCACTGCTAGACAGATATGCCTCCTCTACGTAAAaggattttgtaattttaacgaCACGCTTGGCAGGCTAGTTGGAAATTGCAGATTAAAAAGTTATAGTCCATTAGAGAATGCTGCTACACAGTCTGTGTTAAATGTGTAGCTCCTAAGACGGGATTTGGGAAGAGCGTATAAATATACTATAAACTTCTCATACCCAATTAACAGTAGTAGCAGTTCTCCACACGCTAGGAGCATCCACCATGATGCCAGCATTGTTGACGATGACGTCAATCTGCTTGAACTGAGCCAGCACGGAGTCCCACGCACTCACGATGTCCTCCTCCTTGCTCACGTCACATTTCACGAATATCACTTTATTGTCAAAAGTATTGTTCAGTTGTTCAGCTGTTGCATTACCTAGGTTTTCAGCTATATCTAGGATGGCTACATTCTGTAATTAATTcgattatacatataggtatatctAATAAAGTTGTGGTGTCTGACCAAATAGTCGACATGTCTAAACATGTTTACATAGATAAATATCATACACTAATCAATGTACTCCTACCTTAAAAAGGCTAGATATTcatagaatttaaattaattgggaCGGTTAGTACCCTTTAATATCTTCTCTCTCTTTTAtcacttcaatattttatttctttttgaaaatatatgaTCATTTCTCGAACCATGAAATTGATACACAAGGAACattacactaaaaataaatctctctcttaaaattatttcatggggacttagaaaatattttggaaaataaaataccttagCTCCATGTTCCAAACAAGCCTTCGCATAGTCCGCACCAAGTCCGGAAGCACCTCCCGTAATAACAAACGTTTTATCTTTAACGTCCCACATCGCAATGATACGTCCGTCTGATCAATTACCCTTGAATTAACTCTCGAAAACAGTGACAAACTCTTTATTTATACGGAACTTATCTgtacttactttacttttatcTCAAAAACCTCTTTGTGCTTTCTGGATGACTGTGTTGCTGCAAAttacgtaattaattattgGCTTAGAGTTCACCAAGAAAAGTGCAATATCACTCTGGTTTTAAGtttatcttttgtttcttttttgagaTTGAAGCCATCTAGGTGTCCTACtaggttctttttttttgaggggggaaaatcatccaatggtttcttccgtcgccttgggcgaggcaagagggagtgttttttactgactaaaaaccaccccgttcctactcctgctttt contains:
- the LOC118274338 gene encoding alcohol dehydrogenase-like yields the protein MWDVKDKTFVITGGASGLGADYAKACLEHGAKNVAILDIAENLGNATAEQLNNTFDNKVIFVKCDVSKEEDIVSAWDSVLAQFKQIDVIVNNAGIMVDAPSVWRTATTVNWQGLVSFTLKGVSHMRKDEGGAGGTILNVASILGLTKLAYLPIYCGAKMAVVHFSQCLAMDPFYDNTGVRVMTMCLGSTDTPLAHNLETKAWDPKLGNEMVVKITNQFICQKRESAVDAFIKMLTDGTPGSTWLSLDDKPARDITSAIDNAFIQFEKVMSE
- the LOC118273860 gene encoding alcohol dehydrogenase 2-like, with amino-acid sequence MAEWDANNKTFLITGGASGLGALYAEAFLKEGAKNVAILDIAESLGKAKAENLNKTYGNKVIFVKCDVSKEEDIVSAWDSVLAQFKQIDVIVNNAGIMVDAPSVWRTASDVNWQGLVSFTLKGIKHMKKDEGGAGGTIMNIASTVAFMKLGAFPIYSGSKMAVLHFSQCIAMPPFFEITGVRVVTLCLGPTDTALLENLGPKAYDPKVGQLMMDVIESQKHKVVYQKPESAVKVLVEMYKTGPPASMWLSLDNKPGQNITPTIDRAFKDFENLLKP